In Arthrobacter sp. B3I4, the following proteins share a genomic window:
- a CDS encoding ABC transporter ATP-binding protein → MSIHATSFETLELDNVARSFGGQNALRNLNLSIRSGEFIALLGPSGCGKSTALNCLAGLLPLTGGRILMDGKQIDQLPPEKRGFGMVFQNYALFPHLSVEKNIAFGLEMRNVPKAEIKKRVAEAIELVQLGPHASKLPGQMSGGQQQRVAIARAVVLRPPLVLMDEPLSNLDAKLRLEMRTEIRRLHQSLGLTTLYVTHDQEEALSLADRLVVLRLGEVQQVGTPQELHEHPANWHVADFMGYRNLLEGVVERAHGGAVTVSVLGTTVTGSSKEALRAGDAVKIGLRPEDFDIAPAGSAPAGLASIDAMVEVVEYQGREFAVEARSDAGKPLHVRTHRHVEPGQRVTLTASQDRVLVFPAELAPPVKSAPEFEAAAL, encoded by the coding sequence ATGAGCATCCACGCCACGAGTTTTGAAACCCTCGAGCTGGACAATGTGGCCCGCTCCTTCGGCGGGCAGAATGCCCTCCGGAACCTCAACCTCTCGATCCGCAGCGGCGAGTTCATCGCACTGCTCGGACCTTCCGGCTGCGGCAAGTCCACCGCCCTGAACTGCCTGGCCGGCCTGCTGCCCCTGACCGGGGGCCGCATCCTGATGGACGGCAAGCAGATTGACCAGCTGCCGCCCGAGAAGCGCGGCTTCGGCATGGTCTTCCAGAACTACGCCCTCTTCCCGCACCTCAGCGTGGAAAAGAACATCGCGTTCGGCCTGGAAATGCGCAACGTGCCCAAGGCGGAGATCAAGAAGCGTGTCGCCGAGGCCATCGAGCTGGTCCAGCTTGGTCCGCACGCCTCCAAGCTGCCGGGGCAGATGTCCGGCGGCCAGCAGCAGCGGGTGGCGATCGCCCGCGCCGTGGTGCTGCGTCCGCCGCTGGTCCTCATGGACGAGCCGCTGTCCAACCTGGACGCAAAGCTGCGCCTGGAGATGCGCACCGAGATCCGCCGGCTGCACCAGTCGCTGGGTCTCACCACGCTCTACGTGACGCACGACCAGGAGGAAGCCCTGTCCCTGGCTGACCGGCTTGTGGTGCTGCGCCTCGGCGAGGTGCAGCAGGTGGGCACCCCGCAGGAGCTCCATGAACACCCGGCCAACTGGCACGTCGCGGACTTCATGGGCTACCGCAACCTGCTCGAAGGCGTCGTGGAGCGGGCCCACGGCGGGGCCGTGACCGTCTCGGTCCTCGGTACCACCGTAACCGGCTCGTCCAAGGAAGCGCTCCGGGCCGGCGACGCCGTCAAGATCGGCCTGCGACCGGAAGACTTCGACATCGCCCCGGCAGGCTCGGCTCCCGCCGGCCTGGCCAGCATCGACGCCATGGTCGAAGTGGTCGAATACCAGGGCCGCGAGTTCGCCGTGGAGGCCAGGTCCGACGCCGGGAAGCCGCTGCACGTGCGCACGCACCGCCACGTGGAGCCCGGCCAGCGGGTCACCCTGACGGCGTCGCAGGACCGTGTGCTGGTCTTCCCCGCCGAGCTGGCGCCGCCGGTAAAATCCGCTCCCGAGTTTGAGGCGGCGGCGCTGTGA
- a CDS encoding ABC transporter permease: MSVALKPKTAATPRAAKRPLASSPGTFLIWGSMAVFLLLLLGVVSSVVVNSFAKEWFDTWLPSGYTPAWYADAWKEYDLSQVIGTTLTVSVAVVGISVLIGAPASYVLARRSFPGKSLLMLVFLLPIMMPPITYGIPLATLLTYYHLAPGLTGVILANLVPSIPFVILTMTPFIEQINPSIESAARMCGANMLRLFTRILAPLLVPGILAAAVLVLVRTVGMFELTFLTSDSTSDTLVVALFTAMTGAGIRAQQSVDAMAVVYMLMMMVLLVVALRFVNPTQLVSQVREETD; this comes from the coding sequence ATGAGCGTTGCACTGAAACCGAAAACGGCCGCCACCCCGCGGGCCGCCAAGCGGCCCCTGGCGTCCTCCCCGGGCACGTTCCTGATCTGGGGAAGCATGGCTGTGTTCCTGCTGCTGCTCCTGGGCGTCGTCTCCTCCGTGGTGGTCAACTCCTTCGCCAAGGAATGGTTCGACACCTGGCTGCCCTCCGGCTACACCCCGGCCTGGTACGCGGACGCGTGGAAGGAGTACGACCTCTCCCAGGTCATCGGCACCACGCTGACGGTGTCCGTCGCCGTCGTCGGCATCTCCGTCCTGATCGGAGCACCTGCCTCCTACGTGCTGGCCCGCCGGAGCTTTCCGGGCAAGAGCCTCCTGATGCTCGTCTTCCTGCTCCCCATCATGATGCCGCCCATCACCTACGGCATCCCGCTGGCGACGCTGCTGACGTACTACCACCTCGCCCCGGGCCTGACCGGGGTAATCCTGGCCAACCTGGTCCCCTCCATCCCGTTCGTCATCCTGACCATGACGCCGTTCATCGAGCAGATCAACCCGTCAATCGAGTCGGCGGCGCGGATGTGCGGCGCCAACATGCTGCGGCTCTTCACCAGGATCCTCGCACCGCTCCTGGTGCCGGGCATCCTCGCGGCCGCCGTCCTGGTGCTGGTCCGCACCGTGGGCATGTTCGAACTGACCTTCCTGACCTCGGATTCGACGTCGGACACCCTCGTCGTTGCCTTGTTCACGGCCATGACCGGTGCCGGCATCCGCGCCCAGCAGTCGGTGGACGCGATGGCCGTGGTCTACATGCTCATGATGATGGTCCTGCTGGTCGTGGCCCTCCGGTTCGTCAATCCCACCCAGCTTGTTTCGCAGGTCCGGGAAGAGACCGACTGA
- a CDS encoding ABC transporter permease, with protein MTVTGQRPARGKQDAANRPALSHRLAERGIDKLLLLLVPALLFALVLFVYPFVYGLGLSFQPKTGGLFGAYVKFFTDPSVRGMDSIWVTLQLALPAALLNVLVSVPLAYKMRGKFRGKRALTTVLVIPITLGTVLTAEGLLNFFGQRGWLNRFLGVLGFEPLQLVQNYWGVLWSLIISGFPFAFLLILSYLSGIDPSLEAAARTLGADWKQRFRRITLPLLAPGLAITFCLTFVLAFSVFPSAILVGDPSGSTRVIAYVAYNAWGQQFDYPLASAAAIIMGVVELIVIILVLIWRSRMYKGSTGGKG; from the coding sequence GTGACAGTCACCGGGCAGCGCCCGGCCCGGGGGAAGCAGGACGCCGCCAATCGTCCCGCACTGTCCCACCGGCTGGCCGAACGCGGAATCGACAAGCTCCTTCTCCTGCTGGTCCCGGCGTTGCTGTTCGCCCTGGTGCTGTTCGTGTATCCGTTCGTTTACGGCCTGGGCCTGTCCTTCCAGCCCAAGACCGGCGGGCTTTTCGGCGCGTACGTGAAGTTCTTCACGGACCCTTCGGTCAGGGGCATGGACTCGATCTGGGTCACGCTGCAATTGGCGCTCCCGGCGGCCCTGCTGAACGTCCTGGTCTCGGTTCCCCTCGCGTATAAGATGCGCGGGAAGTTCCGCGGCAAGCGGGCCCTGACCACCGTCCTGGTCATCCCGATCACGCTCGGGACCGTTCTCACGGCCGAGGGCCTGCTGAACTTCTTCGGCCAGCGTGGCTGGCTGAACCGGTTCCTGGGCGTCCTGGGTTTTGAGCCCCTCCAGCTGGTCCAGAACTACTGGGGCGTGCTCTGGTCGCTGATCATCTCGGGGTTCCCCTTCGCGTTCCTGCTGATCCTGTCCTACCTCTCCGGCATCGATCCGTCGCTGGAGGCGGCCGCCCGGACCCTGGGCGCGGACTGGAAGCAGCGTTTCCGCCGGATCACCCTCCCGCTGCTGGCGCCCGGCCTGGCCATCACCTTTTGCCTGACCTTCGTCCTGGCCTTCAGCGTCTTCCCGTCGGCCATCCTGGTCGGTGATCCGTCCGGGTCCACGCGCGTGATCGCCTACGTCGCGTACAACGCCTGGGGCCAGCAGTTCGACTACCCGCTCGCATCCGCCGCGGCCATCATCATGGGCGTCGTGGAACTGATCGTCATCATCCTGGTGCTGATCTGGCGCTCCCGCATGTACAAAGGATCCACCGGAGGTAAGGGCTAA